In Lytechinus pictus isolate F3 Inbred chromosome 13, Lp3.0, whole genome shotgun sequence, the DNA window CACTACATGGAAGTTTAATATTTTACCACTTTACCTAAAGTTATGCATTCAGATTTGTAAGTACATGTTGTGGGTACAGGTTCACACAAACAGTGCAGATTTAATAACggaattttactattttcattAATGTTTTTGGATTTCGCACCTTCTGGAGAAAATATCATGCTTTATTCTCAATAGATAAACATCAgaaaaagatataaaaatgtACTGTGCTAGAAATATTAATGTGTTTCTTGTCCAATTCCATTCTTAAACATGTTTGAATTTGCAAAATTGGACATCTCACTAagaattttttccaaaaggAGCCAAATCCATGGATATTGAGTGCTagatctttaaaggacaagtccattccaacaaaaggttgatttgaataaaaagaaaaaaatccaacaagcataacattgaaaatttcatcaaaatcgggtgtaaaataagaaagttattgcatttcaaaatttctcttaatttcacaaaacagatatgcACATCCAAATataaatgaggaaactgatgacgtcaccggtcacccactcaccatttcctttgtattttattacataaaatatttcaattttgctcATTGTCATACAAACATTTTTTATccccccctgaacatgtggtattaccattgtttgaacattttgtggttcagtcaagtttgtctttattgtcaaatctgtaaaaaaatgaaaagttgtataattcgaacaaaaGAAATGATGTGTTAGGGACATCATCGAGTCTTTCAAATtccaaaatatcataactttcttattttaaatccgatgttgattaatttttcagcattatgcttgtttgatttttctcttttgattcgaATCATCCTTTTtagggggtggacttgacctgtaAAAACATGTCTTGATTAATATAAGATGATGATAAAACATATCACAACAGCGGTAGATAAGGGAGAgttgtgaataaaaaatacttaatttacAGAAAAACGGTAAACATGTGGATTaagctccttttggaattaaaaaatgattattacaATTAAGGCAGTGGAAAACAAGTTAAATGCatgctgtaaaaaaaatctcaggTCTCGTGTTTCTCACTGTAATAAGCAAGATGAGTAGGCTACATTAATTAACCCATCATTAATATGAAAAGTTGTGAGACAGCGTGTTCAACgctccattatcatgattataatattcATTCTCAGGGCTATATTCAGTAAGCTTGTCACTTAATAATGATTGCATACCGATGAAATACTATTTCATAAAAGACATGTTAGACGGCAACTTCTGTCGCCGAGTTACTTGTGCAACTTTGAGTAGCAGACTTTCTATTTTTCCTCCTCGTCGATCGATAAGAAGAATGCATTGATGATATTGTTCTGATTATACTAGCTTGCTCAGGGATCTTCGTACATTGGCATTTCAACATGAACCCGAATACTTGCTTGAAATAGGGATGTTTAGTAGCATAGATGAACGGATTCACACAACTATTAAAAAGCAAGATGGCGGCTGTCCAAGGGATAGCTGGATCACTTGGTGGAATCATGAGTGAAACACAGTATGGTGATGCGCATAGACCAAACGCGCACACCacaaataacatatttttagTGATTTCGACTTGGCGCTTATTAAGCCTCTTCCTAACAGACTTACTTTCGTTATGCGGAGTGCCGTTAGGTGATGAACGCTTTGTGTTCGAAACCGATGTGTCGGATGATTCGGACATCGTCATCGTCTTCATATGACGTCGGGTGTGATTGAAGATTTTAACGTAGCatacgacgatgatgatgaggggtACTGGATACAAGACGGCTGCCTGGAGCATACTATAGTAATCTGATAACGGGTGGGTTGTCTTGTGAGAGCATGTCTTGTATTTTACAGCATAACCAAGCTCACCTAGTCCACACAAAGGAGGGATCAATGATACAGAGAAGGGCACCAACCAACATATTGTCAAGATGATAGCAATATTCCTCTTGGTATAGATGGCACGATATGTTCTAAGTGGTctggtgataatgatatatCGGTTAATTGCTATGGTAGCTAGACTATAAAGACTACATCCACCACACGTATACAGTACCAGAGCAGCACCTGCACATACCCAGTCAGGCAGCGGCCATCCACTGAAACTTAATAACGCAACGGTATTCCACGGCAGGACACAACATGTAAGGAGATCAGCGATGGCCAGGTTGACCACGAAGACGTTGGTGATCGTCCTCAGTTTCCTACTGAGTCCCACGGCTAACATCGTCAATCCATTACCGGTAAAACCAACGAAGAAGGCGATGATGAAAATGACCGCCAGGATGATTCGCTGGACTGGGTCATTGAACACGAAATTTCGACCGTCGTTCCCAATTGCCGTGGTCGCCGACGTCGAAGTCCATGTCTGGTTGATCACAATCAAAGGCATCGTACCGGTCTCCATTGTCTGGCAACGAAAAGATATATATGTAGAGATAGTTACTGTAAATTACACCTTCAAgagaatcaaatcaaataatggcATATAATGATGTAAATATACTGATGTGAAAGAGTACTACGTCTGGAGTCACGATTTTctcatttatcttttattttatcatctTTAGAAAATGATTCATTAAACAGAACTGATTAAGTATAATGTAAGTTAAATTCTAATCGGAGTTCTCGCTTTGATGGTGTAAAAGAATTGCCATGGAAGCTAAATGATTAAATGAATTcttaagaacaaaaaaaaacatggctaGAATTTGGAGCATGAAGAAACAACCCACCAAGATGTATTCTTCAAACACCCATGTCCAACTCAAATACACAATTTACAATCACATTTATCTGGAAgagaacacacacacacacctgtCGCCGAAACAAGGACCTCCAAAATAGACCTGCTCATTCACTTATTCTATCTATATTCTGACAAAATACCTACTGCCTTCATgactatatattatatacatacaaaTAATACCAATGATTATTTCTTAGACGCATCGTCATTATAGAAAAGCAAACCTATTTAGAAAGTGACTAGACTAGTACCCATACAGGAAATTGGAAAAGCAAAATCATCgttatgatcaaaatgaaaacataattgtgACGTCGTTTTGGGTGGGCGTGGCAGTTTGACTGATGTCGTTACAACAATCACATTGTCATAGTGTACACAGTATAAAAACAGAGTGAAACACACATAGTAGGCCAATGAACAACCGAGGAGTGTTTATGGAGTGTATTGTGATGATACAGAAAGCCAGTCAATGTTTGCACTTATTACATAGGGAGTATGTTCGCAAATTAAGAGAGAATTTAAGAACGACCGGCGATCCTTTCtaacgcgctaaaccatcgccaatgagcATTTTGGTGTGTTACCATTTacaacaagaaaggatcaccattcgttcttaaagtttctcttaacttacgaacagctttaagaAACGACCCCTGGTATTTTTGTATGACATTTTAGCGTCAATAGATAGCTAAATTACGTTATATGCATAAAAGAATAAATTCCCTGAAAAAGTTCCCCAATCCcaaagccggggggggggggggtacgtgtGTGTTTTGATGATATGGACTTCATACTATCAATGAACAGCCTAGAACTTGGCCCGTTCAATATTCTTCCCTTTTCTGCCTTCGTCGCAAtggcgcgatcgacggccgagatcataagggggggggggggggctgaatcagtcGAAATatatagcccagtctatttagggatTAATCGTTATGTTTGTAaatttacattataacataACTAAGGGGTTGCACTATGTACATTTAAAATGATTCACATGCTCTTATCTCTTAGCGTGTTGCTGATTAAATGGGATCTTGTGTTAAGTATATCTCATCAACCAGAATACAATTTTCTTGTCTTCAATTAGCGATCACAGTATCTTGAGAAATTAAACACTGGATAATCAAACAATCTCTATGCGGTTTTTATGTCTTGTCTTGTTTTGTTTACTTTGAAGTTTGTAATACAAAATCATATGA includes these proteins:
- the LOC129274895 gene encoding alpha-1D adrenergic receptor-like; amino-acid sequence: METGTMPLIVINQTWTSTSATTAIGNDGRNFVFNDPVQRIILAVIFIIAFFVGFTGNGLTMLAVGLSRKLRTITNVFVVNLAIADLLTCCVLPWNTVALLSFSGWPLPDWVCAGAALVLYTCGGCSLYSLATIAINRYIIITRPLRTYRAIYTKRNIAIILTICWLVPFSVSLIPPLCGLGELGYAVKYKTCSHKTTHPLSDYYSMLQAAVLYPVPLIIIVVCYVKIFNHTRRHMKTMTMSESSDTSVSNTKRSSPNGTPHNESKSVRKRLNKRQVEITKNMLFVVCAFGLCASPYCVSLMIPPSDPAIPWTAAILLFNSCVNPFIYATKHPYFKQVFGFMLKCQCTKIPEQASIIRTISSMHSSYRSTRRKNRKSATQSCTSNSATEVAV